A stretch of the Dioscorea cayenensis subsp. rotundata cultivar TDr96_F1 chromosome 4, TDr96_F1_v2_PseudoChromosome.rev07_lg8_w22 25.fasta, whole genome shotgun sequence genome encodes the following:
- the LOC120259227 gene encoding uncharacterized protein LOC120259227 yields MAYGKREPSIFDSFTLSPLPYPVIFILAMVLLLLGISGFFTYESIMEDAEEQINWVLFIIPVVLLLLIRWLSSFDSFEGLFGFLPYDYRRRSYFASYQEGSSPWGVLAIVVLLLVLVSFQSDFRDMWRF; encoded by the coding sequence atGGCTTATGGAAAGAGAGAACCATCCATCTTTGACTCTTTCACCCTCTCACCACTACCATATCCAGTGATCTTTATCTTGGCCATGGTACTACTGTTGCTGGGCATATCAGGGTTCTTCACTTATGAATCAATCATGGAGGACGCTGAGGAACAGATAAACTGGGTGCTCTTCATCATCCCTGTGGTTTTACTGCTGCTCATAAGATGGTTGTCATCTTTTGACAGTTTTGAAGGTTTGTTTGGTTTCTTGCCTTATGACTATCGCCGGAGGAGTTATTTTGCAAGTTATCAGGAAGGGAGCTCTCCTTGGGGTGTTCTTGCTATTGTTGTTTTGCTTCTGGTTTTGGTTTCATTTCAGTCTGACTTTCGTGATATGTGGAggttttag
- the LOC120259065 gene encoding tRNA-dihydrouridine(47) synthase [NAD(P)(+)]-like encodes MNGGEPPVDTATFEPSSENPISLPEPQAAPPNPEELVAKAIAPVKAEFLRPPPSRSRSDGAGEKNSVSSNVVKEKKSKRQLKRERQQEQKSATHICSEVAKLGKVDACRYGGKCRFSHDLDAYLAQKPADLEGTCPFNIVKELCPYGLTCRFASTHSEGVSLEDENTPKKNFEINGLNKDLQRLLWKNKVSFPKSSAQLKLLGLSVIKVDSNLKPHAREKKLIDFRRKLYLAPLTTVGNLPFRRVCRALGADITCGEMAMCTNLLQGQASEWALLRRHSSEEIFGVQICGSYPDTVARTVELIDRECAVDFIDINMGCPIDIVVNKGAGSSLLTKPMRMKGIIQAASGTVDKPITVKVRTGYFEGRNRIDSLISDIKAWGGTAVTIHGRSRQQRYSKLADWDYINLCANKAPDNLQVLGNGDIFSYHDWNMHISDCSKLSSCMVGRGALIKPWIFTEIKEQRDWDISSTERFDILKDFVRFGLQHWGSDNKGVETTRHFMLEWLSYTCRYIPVGLLDVIPQRINWRLPSYYGRNDLETLMASDSAADWIRISEMLLGKVPEGFSFAPKHKSNAYDRAENG; translated from the exons ATGAACGGCGGCGAGCCTCCGGTGGACACTGCCACCTTTGAACCTTCGTCAGAGAACCCTATCTCTCTCCCGGAACCCCAAGCAGCTCCCCCTAACCCTGAGGAACTTGTAGCCAAAGCCATCGCCCCAGTGAAGGCCGAGTTCCTCCGGCCTCCGCCCTCGAGGTCCCGATCCGATGGTGCTGGTGAGAAGAATAGTGTTTCCTCGAATGTTGTAAAGGAGAAGAAGTCCAAGCGCCAGCTCAAGCGCGAGCGGCAGCAG GAGCAGAAGAGCGCGACTCATATTTGTTCGGAAGTCGCGAAATTGGGAAAGGTTGATGCTTGTCGTTACGGCGGCAAATGTCGCTTCAGCCACGATTTGGATGCTTATTTGGCTCAG AAGCCAGCAGACCTTGAAGGGACTTGCCCTTTTAACATTGTTAAAGAATTATGCCCTTATGGATTGACTTGTAGATTTGCGAGCACTCACAGTGAAGGTGTTAGTTTGGAGGATGAGAATACTCCAAAGAAGAATTTTGAAATCAATGGTCTAAACAAAGACTTGCAGAGGCTCTTGTGGAAGAATAAAGTTAGTTTTCCCAAGTCTTCTGCTCAGCTCAAGCTCCTTGGGCTTTCTGTAA TTAAAGTTGATTCGAATTTGAAACCACATGCGCGAGAAAAGAAGCTTATTGACTTCAGAAGAAAGCTATATCTTGCTCCGCTCACCACTGTGGGGAATCTGCCTTTCAGGAGGGTCTGCAGGGCCTTGGGGGCAGACATAACCTGTGGAGAGATGGCAATGTGCACGAACCTCCTACAA GGGCAAGCTTCAGAATGGGCATTGCTGAGGCGTCATTCCTCGGAAGAAATATTTGGTGTACAGATATGTGGTTCATATCCAGATACCGTGGCACGAACTGTTGAACTCATAGACCGTGAATGTGCAGTTGACTTTATTGATATTAACATGGGCTGTCCTATTGATATTGTTGTTAACAAAGGTGCTGGGTCTTCTCTTCTGACAAAGCCCATGAGAATGAAGGGCATTATTCAAGCAGCCTCTGGAACTGTAGACAAGCCTATAACTGTTAAG GTTCGAACTGGTTACTTTGAAGGAAGGAATCGAATAGATTCTTTGATCTCAGATATTAAGGCATGGGGAGGCACAGCTGTAACAATTCATGGCCGATCACGGCAACAACGCTATAGCAAGCTTGCTGACTGGGACTACATAAACTTGTGTGCAAATAAAGCACCTGATAATTTGCAAGTTCTGGGAAATGGTGACATATTCTCATACCATGACTGGAACATGCATATTTCTGATTGTTCCAAACTTTCTTCCTGCATGGTTGGCCGAGGTGCCCTAATAAAG CCTTGGATATTTACTGAAATCAAGGAACAACGGGATTGGGACATTAGTTCTACAGAGCGCTTTGATATTTTGAAGGATTTTGTACGATTTGGGCTTCAACATTGGGGCTCTGATAACAAAG GTGTGGAGACTACCCGGCATTTCATGTTGGAATGGTTGAGCTACACCTGCCGATACATTCCTGTAGGCCTATTGGATGTCATCCCACAACGCATAAACTGGAGACTGCCCAGCTACTACGGCCGTAATGATCTTGAGACTTTAATGGCCTCTGATTCAGCAGCTGATTGG ATTAGGATCTCTGAGATGTTGCTGGGAAAGGTTCCAGAAGGCTTCAGTTTTGCACCAAAACACAAGTCCAATGCATATGACCGAGCTGAGAATGGCTAA
- the LOC120258935 gene encoding peptidyl-prolyl cis-trans isomerase Pin1-like, producing the protein MASEHQVRASHILIKHEGSRRKASWKDPDGRIISATTRDAAVSELRSLRDDIVSGKAHFEEVASRYSHCSSAKRGGDLGRFGRGQMQKPFEDATFSLKVGEISDIVDTDSGVHIILRTG; encoded by the exons ATGGCGTCGGAGCATCAGGTACGGGCATCCCACATCCTGATAAAGCACGAAGGCTCGCGGCGCAAGGCCTCATGGAAGGACCCCGATGGCCGGATCATTAGCGCCACCACTCGGGACGCCGCCGTGTCGGAGCTCCGCTCCCTCCGCGATGACATCGTCTCCGGAAAGGCCCACTTTGAAGAGGTCGCCTCCCGTTACTCCCACTGCAGCTCCGCCAAGCGCGGCGGCGATCTAG GGCGATTTGGACGAGGGCAGATGCAGAAGCCTTTCGAGGACGCCACCTTTTCTCTGAAAGTTGGAGAGATCAGTGACATTGTGGACACTGACAGTGGTGTTCATATCATCCTGAGGACTGGTTGA
- the LOC120258934 gene encoding uncharacterized protein LOC120258934 produces MHEQPNKKTTIIMDWFLRDPRGPQWKQGWRGQVLASISLPPAPLLAVFAIVVLFLSLSWYTNYKEQVHRSELGLRFFFILFLFLVVLVLAGYMLVDRRFKFRRFGPEQEGRDMAGSSPWGVAALVVVLLLMVSYQSSFHSQWFRPLWRYT; encoded by the coding sequence atgcatgaacaaCCAAACAAGAAGACAACAATAATCATGGACTGGTTCTTACGTGATCCCAGAGGGCCTCAATggaagcaaggttggagaggccAAGTCCTGGCCTCAATTTCACTTCCTCCGGCACCGCTCCTCGCCGTCTTCGCCATAGTAGTTCTCTTCCTTTCTTTATCATGGTACACCAACTACAAGGAGCAGGTGCACCGTTCTGAGCTCGGCCTTCGcttcttctttattctttttctgtttttggTGGTCTTAGTCCTGGCAGGGTACATGCTCGTTGATAGAAGGTTTAAGTTCCGGAGGTTTGGGCCGGAGCAGGAGGGTAGAGACATGGCGGGGAGCTCGCCGTGGGGTGTGGCTGCGCTTGTGGTGGTGCTTTTGTTGATGGTGTCTTACCAGTCTTCTTTTCATTCACAGTGGTTTAGACCTCTGTGGAGGTATACTTAA
- the LOC120258932 gene encoding uncharacterized protein LOC120258932 isoform X2 — translation MKASRSSQPKSPGKVHSVRITLSSRDVKNLEKVCADLVNGSQNKKLKVNGDEVTPVKFVPVSTEDSPSTGGFHIKEGRPSKKGCTNFRWSPAMSHFLLPFLVQQVRLGRKVNKSFKRHALLAAAKAVSDKFNLICTDSNVENHLRTIKTRYLQIKKLRSLGNSTWVEDEKKIVMDAISYNQHIAAHPKDEPFINKTIEMYDEMAIICGDEPVAPRIVVGADPVFSGDDVNVIMDENIETEEEAEETHSRSQQISTSSDSTGRTRQCDQSNNHIAEKIDLLAFQIGRLADAIRTSQRGIASELFQEVMKSDGYNEASLGKAFDYLNEHEHLARGFLAKNYHLRQAWLAEYFSAGYLT, via the exons ATGAAAGCTTCAAGATCCAGTCAACCTAAATCTCCAGGAAAAGTACATAGTGTGAGGATTACACTTTCATCCAGAGATGTAAAGAATCTTGAGAAAG TTTGTGCTGATCTTGTGAATggatcacaaaataaaaaattaaaagtcaaTGGAGATGAAGTGACTCCGGTGAAATTTGTGCCCGTCAGCACCGAGGATTCTCCTTCAACTGGCG GATTTCACATAAAAGAAGGACGGCCTAGCAAGAAGGGTTGTACCAATTTCAGGTGGAGCCCAGCCATGAGTCACTTCTTGCTCCCCTTCCTTGTACAGCAAGTGAGATTGGGACGGAAGGTTAACAAGAGTTTTAAGAGGCATGCCCTGTTGGCTGCAGCAAAAGCTGTCAGTGACAAATTCAACCTGATTTGCACTGACTCTAATGTTGAAAATCATCTGCGAACAATCAAGACTAGGTATTTACAGATAAAGAAGCTCAGAAGTCTGGGTAATTCAACCTGGGTTGaggatgaaaagaaaattgtcATGGATGCAATATCTTATAACCAACACATAGCG GCTCATCCGAAGGATGAACCATTCATAAACAAGACAATTGAGATGTACGATGAGATGGCTATCATCTGTGGTGATGAGCCAGTTGCCCCTAGAATAGTTGTCGGTGCTGATCCTGTGTTCTCAGGAGATGATGTGAATGTGATTATGGATGAAAACATTGAGACTGAGGAGGAAGCAGAGGAGACACACTCCCGGTCCCAACAAATTTCAACATCATCAGATTCAACAGGAAGAACAAGACAATGTGATCAAAGCAACAACCATATTGCAGAGAAGATCGATCTTCTTGCATTCCAAATAGGCCGGTTGGCCGACGCCATAAGGACCAGCCAGAGAGGCATTGCTTCTGAACTTTTCCAAGAAGTAATGAAATCTGATGGTTACAATGAGGCATCACTTGGTAAAGCCTTCGACTATCTTAATGAGCATGAACATTTAGCAAGGGGATTCCTCGCAAAAAACTATCACTTGCGGCAAGCTTGGCTTGCTGAGTACTTCTCTGCAG GATATCTAACGTGA
- the LOC120259555 gene encoding LOW QUALITY PROTEIN: GDP-mannose 4,6 dehydratase 1-like (The sequence of the model RefSeq protein was modified relative to this genomic sequence to represent the inferred CDS: deleted 1 base in 1 codon), whose amino-acid sequence MADDSSTNQHADQSPANGQAMADAISVIPPSIAPPRKVALISGITGQDGSYLTELLLNKGYEVHGLIRRSSNFNTARLDHLYVDPHNSNKARMRLHYADLSDASSLRRWVDTLLPDEVYNLAAQSHVAVSFEIPDYTADVVATGALRLLDAVRAATPSKPGGIRYYQAGSSEMFGSTPPPQSETSPFHPRSPYAAAKCAAHWYTVNYREAYGLFACNGILFNHESPRRGENFVTRKITRAVGRIRVGLQTRLFLGNLSAARDWGFAGDYVEAMWMILQQDKPSDYVVATDESHTVEEFLEEAFGCVGLHWKDHVEVDPRYFRPAEVDSLRGDSTRARTVLGWKPKVGFKELVKMMVDNDVDLAKKEKVLVDAGYRDAQQQP is encoded by the exons ATGGCCGACGATTCCTCCACAAATCAGCATGCCGACCAGTCTCCGGCCAACGGCCAGGCAATGGCTGACGCAATCTCGGTGATCCCACCGTCGATTGCGCCTCCACGCAAGGTCGCCCTGATCAGCGGCATCACCGGCCAGGACGGCTCATACCTCACCGAGCTCCTCCTCAACAAGGGCTACGAGGTCCATGGCCTCATTCGCCGCTCCTCCAACTTCAACACCGCCCGCCTCGATCACCTCTACGTCGATCCCCACAACTCCAACAAGGCCCGGATGCGTCTCCACTATGCCGACCTCTCCGACGCCTCCTCTCTCCGCCGCTGGGTCGATACCCTCCTTCCTGACGAGGTCTACAATCTCGCCGCTCAATCCCATGTCGCTGTCTCCTTCGAGATCCCTGATTACACCGCCGACGTCGTCGCCACCGGCGCTCTCCGCCTCCTCGATGCCGTCCGCGCGGCGACCCCCTCTAAGCCCGGCGGCATCCGCTACTATCAGGCCGGATCGTCTGAGATGTTCGGCTCCACACCTCCT CCTCAATCTGAAACATCCCCATTCCACCCCCGGTCCCCTTACGCCGCCGCCAAGTGCGCCGCTCACTGGTACACTGTCAACTACCGTGAGGCTTACGGTTTGTTCGCCTGCAACGGGATCCTCTTCAACCACGAGAGCCCTCGCCGCGGCGAGAACTTCGTGACCCGCAAGATCACCCGCGCCGTTGGCCGGATCCGCGTCGGCCTGCAGACCCGGCTGTTCCTCGGTAACCTCTCGGCCGCTCGTGACTGGGGCTTCGCCGGGGATTACGTTGAGGCGATGTGGATGATTCTGCAGCAGGACAAGCCCAGCGACTACGTCGTCGCCACCGACGAGTCTCACACCGTCGAAGAGTTCTTGGAGGAGGCCTTCGGATGCGTGGGTCTCCACTGGAAGGACCATGTGGAGGTGGATCCCAGGTACTTCAGGCCTGCGGAAGTTGATAGCTTGCGAGGGGATTCCACCCGGGCAAGGACCGTGCTCGGTTGGAAGCCCAAGGTGGGCTTCAAGgagctggtgaagatgatggtggACAATGATGTTGATCTCGCGAAGAAGGAGAAGGTCCTGGTCGACGCCGGCTACCGAGACGCGCAGCAGCAGCCATGA
- the LOC120259479 gene encoding LOW QUALITY PROTEIN: 60S ribosomal protein L8-like (The sequence of the model RefSeq protein was modified relative to this genomic sequence to represent the inferred CDS: deleted 1 base in 1 codon), giving the protein MGRVIRAQRKGAGSVFRSHTHHRKGPARFRSLDFGERNGYLKGVVTDIIHDPGRGAPLARVTFRHPFRYKHQKELFIAAEGMYTGQFVYCGRKAGLMVGNVLPLRSIPEGAVVCNVEHHVGDRGVLARASGDYAIVISHNPDNGTSRIKLPSGAKKIVPSGCRAMIGQVAGGGRTEKPLLKAGNAYHKFRVKRNCWPKVRGVAMNPVEHPHGGGNHQHIGHASTVRRDAPPGQKVGLIAARRTGRLRGQAAATAAKADKAT; this is encoded by the exons ATGGGCCGCGTGATTCGCGCGCAGCGTAAGGGAGCGGGCTCCGTGTTCCGATCGCACACGCACCACCGCAAGGGACCTGCGCGGTTCCGCAGCCTCGACTTCGGGGAGCGCAATGGATACCTGAAGGGCGTGGTCACTGACATCATCCACGACCCTGGGCGCGGAGCTCCACTTGCCCGCGTGACCTTCCGCCATCCATTCCGTTACAAGCACCAGAAGGAGCTCTTCATCGCCGCCGAGGGGATGTACACCGGCCAGTTCGTTTACTGCGGTCGCAAGGCTGGCCTAATGGTCGGAAACGTGCTTCCCCTCCGATCCATCCCTGAGGGCGCCGTTGTTTGCAACGTCGAGCACCACGTTGGGGATCGTGGCGTGCTCGCTAGGGCATCGGGGGATTACGCGATTGTTATTAGCCACAACCCGGATAACGGCACTTCTAG GATTAAGCTCCCATCTGGTGCGAAGAAGATTGTTCCTAGTGGTTGTCGTGCCATGATTGGGCAGGTTGCTGGTGGTGGACGGACTGAAAAGCCACTACTGAAGGCTGGCAATGCTTACCACAAA TTCCGCGTGAAAAGGAACTGCTGGCCTAAGGTCCGTGGTGTGGCCATGAACCCTGTGGAGCATCCCCATGGAGGAGGAAACCACCAACACATTGGTCATGCGTCCACAGTTAGGCGTGATGCACCTCCTGGGCAAAAGGTTGGTCTTATTGCTGCAAGGAGAACTGGTCGACTTCGGGGACAGGCCGCTGCCACTGCTGCCAAGGCCGATAAGGCAACTTAA
- the LOC120258932 gene encoding uncharacterized protein LOC120258932 isoform X1: MKASRSSQPKSPGKVHSVRITLSSRDVKNLEKVCADLVNGSQNKKLKVNGDEVTPVKFVPVSTEDSPSTGGFHIKEGRPSKKGCTNFRWSPAMSHFLLPFLVQQVRLGRKVNKSFKRHALLAAAKAVSDKFNLICTDSNVENHLRTIKTRYLQIKKLRSLGNSTWVEDEKKIVMDAISYNQHIAAHPKDEPFINKTIEMYDEMAIICGDEPVAPRIVVGADPVFSGDDVNVIMDENIETEEEAEETHSRSQQISTSSDSTGRTRQCDQSNNHIAEKIDLLAFQIGRLADAIRTSQRGIASELFQEVMKSDGYNEASLGKAFDYLNEHEHLARGFLAKNYHLRQAWLAEYFSAAGYLT; this comes from the exons ATGAAAGCTTCAAGATCCAGTCAACCTAAATCTCCAGGAAAAGTACATAGTGTGAGGATTACACTTTCATCCAGAGATGTAAAGAATCTTGAGAAAG TTTGTGCTGATCTTGTGAATggatcacaaaataaaaaattaaaagtcaaTGGAGATGAAGTGACTCCGGTGAAATTTGTGCCCGTCAGCACCGAGGATTCTCCTTCAACTGGCG GATTTCACATAAAAGAAGGACGGCCTAGCAAGAAGGGTTGTACCAATTTCAGGTGGAGCCCAGCCATGAGTCACTTCTTGCTCCCCTTCCTTGTACAGCAAGTGAGATTGGGACGGAAGGTTAACAAGAGTTTTAAGAGGCATGCCCTGTTGGCTGCAGCAAAAGCTGTCAGTGACAAATTCAACCTGATTTGCACTGACTCTAATGTTGAAAATCATCTGCGAACAATCAAGACTAGGTATTTACAGATAAAGAAGCTCAGAAGTCTGGGTAATTCAACCTGGGTTGaggatgaaaagaaaattgtcATGGATGCAATATCTTATAACCAACACATAGCG GCTCATCCGAAGGATGAACCATTCATAAACAAGACAATTGAGATGTACGATGAGATGGCTATCATCTGTGGTGATGAGCCAGTTGCCCCTAGAATAGTTGTCGGTGCTGATCCTGTGTTCTCAGGAGATGATGTGAATGTGATTATGGATGAAAACATTGAGACTGAGGAGGAAGCAGAGGAGACACACTCCCGGTCCCAACAAATTTCAACATCATCAGATTCAACAGGAAGAACAAGACAATGTGATCAAAGCAACAACCATATTGCAGAGAAGATCGATCTTCTTGCATTCCAAATAGGCCGGTTGGCCGACGCCATAAGGACCAGCCAGAGAGGCATTGCTTCTGAACTTTTCCAAGAAGTAATGAAATCTGATGGTTACAATGAGGCATCACTTGGTAAAGCCTTCGACTATCTTAATGAGCATGAACATTTAGCAAGGGGATTCCTCGCAAAAAACTATCACTTGCGGCAAGCTTGGCTTGCTGAGTACTTCTCTGCAG CAGGATATCTAACGTGA